In a single window of the Balaenoptera acutorostrata chromosome 3, mBalAcu1.1, whole genome shotgun sequence genome:
- the ZSCAN2 gene encoding zinc finger and SCAN domain-containing protein 2: protein MMASEVPRVTTPLSPLVHVPQEEDDQEEEVATMILEDDSWVQEAVLQEDGPESEPFPQSAGKGSPHEEVAGGPQGALGRLRELCRRWLRPEVHTKEQMLTVLPREIQAWLQEHRPESSEEAVALVEDLTQTLRDSDFEIQSENGENSNQDIFEDVESHEMFSEMPEGEGIPQSDWESDLERDCSSRGPRGNTPGEDHGEVPPQGREVGQLIGLQGTYLGEKPYECPQCGKTFSRKSHLITHERTHTGEKYYKCDECGKSFSDGSNFSRHQTTHTGEKPYKCRDCGKSFSRSANLITHQRIHTGEKPFQCAECGKSFSRSPNLIAHQRTHTGEKPYSCPECGKSFGNRSSLNTHQGIHTGEKPYECKECGESFSYNSNLIRHQRIHTGEKPYKCPDCGQRFSQSSALITHRRTHTGEKPYQCSECGKSFSRSSNLATHRRTHLVEKPYKCGECGKSFSQSSSLIAHQGMHTGEKPYECLTCGESFSWSSNLIKHQRIHTGEKPYKCSECGKGFSQRSQLVVHQRTHTGEKPYKCLMCGKSFSRGSILVMHQRAHLGDKPYRCPECGKGFSWNSVLIIHQRIHTGEKPYKCPECGKGFSNSSNFITHQRTHMKEKLY from the exons ATGATGGCCTCGGAGGTGCCGAGAGTAACCACTCCCCTGAGCCCCTTAGTCCATGTCCCTCAAGAGGAAGATGACCAGGAGGAGGAGGTCGCCACCATGATCCTGGAAGACGACTCCTGGGTGCAGGAAGCTGTGCTGCAGGAGGATGGCCCTGAGTCGGAGCCCTTTCCCCAGAGCGCCGGCAAGGGCAGCCCCCATGAGGAGGTGGCCGGAGGGCCACAGGGTGCCCTTGGCCGTCTTCGAGAGCTCTGCCGGCGCTGGCTGAGGCCAGAGGTGCACACCAAGGAGCAAATGCTGACCGTGCTGCCAAGGGAAATTCAGGCCTGGCTGCAAGAGCATCGGCCCGAGAGCAGCGAGGAGGCGGTGGCCCTGGTGGAAGATTTGACCCAGACCCTTCGGGACAGTG ATTTTGAGATCCAGAGTGAAAATGGAGAGAACTCTAACCAAGACATATTTGAGGATGTTGAATCACATGAAATGTTCTCCGAAATGCCTGAAGGGGAAGGCATTCCACAATCTGACTGGGAAAGTGACTTGGAGAGAGACTGCAGCTCCCGGGGGCCCCGGGGAAACACCCCAGGGGAGGACCATGGGGAGGTGCCACCCCAGGGCAGGGAAGTTGGACAGCTCATAGGCCTTCAGGGCACCTACCTGGGTGAGAAGCCCTATGAATGTCCCCAGTGTGGGAAAACCTTCAGCCGGAAATCCCACCTCATCACGCACGAGCGGACCCACACAGGAGAGAAATACTACAAGTGCGACGAGTGCGGAAAAAGCTTTAGTGATGGTTCCAACTTCAGTAGACACCAAACTACTCACACCGGGGAAAAACCTTATAAGTGCAGGGACTGTGGGAAAAGCTTCAGCCGGAGTGCAAACCTCATAACCCACCAGAGGATTCACACGGGAGAGAAACCCTTCCAGTGTGCCGAGTGCGGCAAGAGTTTCAGCAGGAGCCCCAACCTCATCGCCCATCAGCGGACTCACACGGGGGAGAAACCATACTCGTGCCCCGAGTGTGGCAAGAGCTTCGGCAACCGGTCCAGCCTGAACACGCATCAGGGGATCCACACGGGAGAAAAGCCCTACGAATGTAAAGAATGCGGTGAAAGCTTTAGTTACAACTCCAACCTCATCAGGCACCAGAGAATCCACACAGGAGAGAAGCCGTACAAGTGCCCTGACTGTGGACAGAGGTTCAGCCAGAGCTCGGCCCTCATCACCCACCGGAGAACTCACACAGGAGAAAAACCTTACCAGTGCAGCGAGTGCGGGAAGAGCTTCAGCCGCAGCTCCAACCTGGCCACGCACAGGAGGACCCACCTGGTGGAGAAGCCCTACAAGTGCGGGGAGTGTGGGAAGAGCTTCAGCCAGAGCTCCAGCCTGATTGCACACCAGGGGATGCACACGGGTGAGAAGCCCTACGAGTGCCTGACATGTGGGGAGAGCTTCAGCTGGAGCTCCAACCTCATCAAGCACCAGAGGATCCACACGGGTGAGAAGCCCTACAAATGCAGTGAGTGTGGGAAAGGCTTCAGCCAGCGCTCCCAGCTGGTGGTGCACCAGAGGACCCACACGGGTGAGAAGCCCTACAAATGCCTCATGTGCGGCAAGAGCTTCAGCCGGGGCTCCATCCTGGTCATGCATCAGAGAGCCCACCTGGGAGACAAGCCATACAGGTGTCCCGAGTGCGGGAAAGGCTTTAGCTGGAATTCAGTCCTCATCATACACCAGCGAATCCACACCGGAGAGAAGCCCTACAAATGCCCCGAGTGCGGCAAAGGCTTCAGCAACAGCTCCAATTTTATCACACATCAGAGAACTCACATGAAGGAGAAACTTTACTGA